GGGTGGTCGGAGAGCGTACGCCGGACATGGCCATTGGCCTGTTCGGACCGCGGACGGCGGTGCGTGCGATGGTGGCCGCCGGCAAGGCGTTGCTGGCGCGCAACCCGCGGCGGGCGGTGCGCTTCCTGCCGGCCGGTCACACCGACATGACCGAGGCCGCCGAGCGCTACGCGCGGTTGGCCGACCGGATCGACGCGGCGGTCTTTCCGGGGCCGATGCACTATGACCTGGCGCGTGAGTCTGGCTATCTGTCGGTGCCGGCCTCGTACGTGCGGCTCAGCGGCGCCGCGCTGTATTCGACGCTGTTGCGCGGCCGGATCCACAACCAGTTCGACCTGACCAGGATCAGCATCGACTCGCTCAGCCGCGAGGCGGTGGACGAGGCGTACGCGGAGATTGAAGTGCCCTTCGGTGGCGTGCATTGCGCGCCGTACACGGATCCGGCGTCGGCGGTGAAGTTCGGCGCGTTCCACCGGCCGCTGCTGGAGTCCGGTGCGGTCACGATGGCGCTGACCACGATCCTCAGCGTCGAGCAGGAGCTGCGTGCAGACGGCTATCCGGTGATGCGGATCCAGCCGACTCCGGCGACCGTACGCGAGGCGCTGGAGACGGCCGTGCTGCTCGGTCGCGGCACCCGGCTGGAAGGGCAGCAGATCGCGATGCTGGCGGTGCAGATGATCGCCGAGGGGTCGCTGGCCAGCAACACCAGCTATTGGCAGCAGGAGGCGGCGCTGTCGGTGCACCGGATGCTGCTCGACGAGGCGCGTACGGTCGGCGCGACCGTGGTGCGCCGGGGCGACGGCCAGTTTGGCATCACCACGACCTACGGCGGCCTGGACGCGCTGACCTCGCACCTGCAGCACGCGCCGTTCGTCACCGCCGTGCGTCAGCAGCTCGGCCTGCCGGTCGCCGTCGGCATCGGCGTCGGACACACCGCACGCGACGCCGAAGCCAACGCCTATGCCGGCCTGGACTCGGCGTTGGAGCGGCGCGGCGAGATGGCGGTGTACGTGGACGGCAGCGAGACGCAGATGCTGCTGTCGGTCTCGGCGCCGCGCGAGGTGCCACCGGCGAGCGAGCAGTCGCGCGCGGCGCAGGTGCTCGAGCGGATCCTTGCCGCGCAGCCGGACGCGCTGGTCGTGGACGTGGAAGACGTGAGTGCCGCGCTGGAGGTCACCGACCGTACCGGCCGGCGGATGCTCAAGCAGCTGGTGGAGGCGGGCTTGGCCTGGCCGCTGCCACCGCAGCCGTCACCTGGCGGCGGCCGGCCGCGGCTGCAGTTTCGGCTGCTGCCGGACAAAATCGCGCCGGAATCGCTGTCCGGCTGACTTTTCCAAGGAGGCAACGACATGCCGAGCCGGGTCCGTGCCGAGCAACTGTACGCGCGTGCCTGCCGCACGATCGCCGGCGGCGTCTCCAGCGACGCGCGGCGGATGGCCGGCACGCCGTTGTTCATCGACCGCGCCGCTGGCGCGCAAATGTGGGACGTGGACGGAAATCGGCTGCTCGACTACGTGCTCGGCCAGGGACCCAACCTGCTCGGCCACGCGGCTCCGGTGGTGGTGAAGGCGGTCACCGAGCAGGTCGCGCGCGGCGTCGCGTACTCGGCGCAGCACGAGCTGGAGGCCGAGGTCGCCGAGCGGATCTGCGCGATGGTGCCCGGAGCCGAGAAAGTCCGCTTCAACACGGTCGGGTCGGAGGCCGTACACGGCGCGCTGCGGCTGGCGCGCGGCCTGACCGGACGGCCGAAAATCGTGAAGTTCGAAGGAAACTACCACGGTTGGCTCGATCCGGTGCTCTACAGCGTGCACCCTGACCTCGCCTTGGCCGGCGAGGCGGCACGGCCGAACGCGGTGCCGGGCTCGGCCGGGCTGACGCCACATGCCGGCGACGATCTGATCGTGTTGCCGTACAACGATCTCGCCGCCGTACGCGCGTGTTTCTCGCGGTTCGACGGTCAGATCGCCGCGGTGATCTGCGAGCCGTTGCTGTGCAACACCGGCGCGATCATGCCGGTGCCGGGTTTCCTCGAAGGGCTGCGTGATCTCTGCACGTCGGCCGGCGCGTTGCTGGTCTTCGACGAGATCATCACCGGTTTCCGGCTGGCCGCCGGCGGCGCGCAGGAGTTTTTCGGTGTCACACCGGATCTGGCCGCCTTCGGCAAGGCGATGGCCGGTGGCATGCCGGTGTCCGCGATCGCCGGCCGCGCGCCGG
The nucleotide sequence above comes from Fodinicola acaciae. Encoded proteins:
- a CDS encoding aspartate aminotransferase family protein, translated to MPSRVRAEQLYARACRTIAGGVSSDARRMAGTPLFIDRAAGAQMWDVDGNRLLDYVLGQGPNLLGHAAPVVVKAVTEQVARGVAYSAQHELEAEVAERICAMVPGAEKVRFNTVGSEAVHGALRLARGLTGRPKIVKFEGNYHGWLDPVLYSVHPDLALAGEAARPNAVPGSAGLTPHAGDDLIVLPYNDLAAVRACFSRFDGQIAAVICEPLLCNTGAIMPVPGFLEGLRDLCTSAGALLVFDEIITGFRLAAGGAQEFFGVTPDLAAFGKAMAGGMPVSAIAGRAPVMDAIADGRVAHAGTFNSQPVAMAAAAAVLSTLDEQRDTIYPPMHQVGQWLMAGIREAAERHDLPVLVSGPGAVFQVYLTESSDVRDYRDFAACDRPRMARLHELLLDRGINTVPRGLWFLSTAHTAAHVEETLQAVDEAFAVL